In one window of Mauremys mutica isolate MM-2020 ecotype Southern unplaced genomic scaffold, ASM2049712v1 Super-Scaffold_100054, whole genome shotgun sequence DNA:
- the LOC123358424 gene encoding myelin-oligodendrocyte glycoprotein-like: protein MMMGKVPSFSPGSTVSSALPGYVALCLALQVQRLVSAQFTVTGPDRPITASVSGEAVLPCHLSPRMSAQSMEVRWVRSQDSAVVHLYQNGQDQYENQMLDYQGRRELLKDDITSGSVSLRIRDIRPSDEGLTLVYFNHLPFFKAPQCSCRWKAWALALTSLWRDIRTEGSRWCVVHPDGTHSPRLSGEIFRDSSYHQPLKTYPKQPVACFKQRLPLL from the exons atgatgatggggaaggtcccctccttctcccccggcTCCACAGTGAGCTCCGCTCTGCCCGGCTACGTCGCTCTCTGCCTCGCTCTACAGGTGCAGAGGCTGGTGTCAG CACAGTTCACAGTGACTGGACCTGATCGTCCAATCACAGCATCTGTCAGTGGGGAGGCcgtcctgccctgccacctctcccccaggatgAGCGCTCAGAGCATGGAGGTGAGATGGGTCCGATCCCAGGACTCTGCAGTTGTGCACCTGTACCAAAATGGGCAGGATCAGTATGAAAATCAGATGTTGGACTATCAAGGAAGGAGAGAGCTGCTGAAAGATGACATCACCAGTGGAAGTGTTTCCCTGAGAATACGTGATATCCGACCTTCTGACGAAGGTCTGACGCTTGTTTATTTCAATCACTTACCTTTTTTCAAGGCGCCTCAGTGCTCCTGCAGGTGGAAG GCTTGGGCTCTGGCCCTgacatctctgtggagggacatcAGGACGGAGGGATCAAGGTGGTGTGTCGTTCATCCAGATGGTACCCACAGCCCGAGGCTCAGTGGAGAGATCTTCAGGGACAGTTCTTACCATCAGCCTCTGAAAACATATCCCAAGCAGCCGGTGGCCTGTTTCAAACAGAGATTGCCATTGTTATAA